One window from the genome of Andrena cerasifolii isolate SP2316 chromosome 3, iyAndCera1_principal, whole genome shotgun sequence encodes:
- the LOC143366919 gene encoding phospholipase A1 isoform X2, which produces MDTPRNPENIIEDILPDKRSILYIHGFMEDPESDNVRIIIKAYLDKGDVNVILVDWGEIAIDINYVYVASQVPVVGKAVAESLEKLGEAIDLNTLHVIGHSLGAHIAGHIGRYMNITLSRITGLDPALPLFYPSTCHVRSTDAEAVVILHTDGGFYGTPIDTGTVDFYANRGVSPQPGCPIIIGGELCSHQRSTKIFAEALKNPKAFPAHKCIDKIPRNRSEGAEIYFGDSTPHNICGAYCFDTNPQSPYAKGT; this is translated from the exons ATGGACACGCCAAGAAATCCAGAAAATATTATAGAGGACATTCTCCCTGACAAAAGATCCATTCTTTATATACACGGATTCATGGAGGACCCAGAATCTGACAACGTTCGGATAATTATTAAAG CGTACCTGGATAAAGGAGACGTGAACGTTATCCTGGTGGACTGGGGCGAAATAGCGATTGACATTAACTACGTTTACGTCGCCAGCCAAGTGCCTGTTGTAGGAAAGGCGGTTGCAGAATCGCTGGAGAAACTCGGTGAAGCGATCGATTTGAACACGTTGCACGTGATCGGGCACTCTTTGGGCGCTCACATTGCTGGCCATATCGGGAGATACATGAATATCACTCTCAGTCGGATAACGG GATTAGATCCGGCGCTCCCGCTATTTTATCCTTCCACGTGTCACGTTAGATCAACCGACGCGGAAGCAGTTGTTATCCTTCACACCGACGGTGGGTTCTACGGAACGCCTATCGACACGGGGACCGTCGATTTTTATGCGAACAGGGGAGTCAGTCCCCAGCCTGGCTGCCCCATAATCATCGGAGGAG AACTGTGCAGCCACCAGAGGTCCACCAAGATATTCGCGGAGGCCTTGAAGAATCCGAAAGCCTTCCCCGCGCACAAATGCATTGACAAAATCCCAAGGAACAGAAGCGAAGGGGCAGAAATCTATTTTGGAGACTCTACGCCACATAATAT CTGTGGAGcatactgtttcgacacaaaccCGCAGTCCCCGTATGCTAAGGGGACTTAA
- the LOC143366919 gene encoding phospholipase A1 isoform X1: MQKLCAYLCILFYLTSKKTVLAGICEQKDNPGAVGKIRLKVFRGTSSHSISTMDTPRNPENIIEDILPDKRSILYIHGFMEDPESDNVRIIIKAYLDKGDVNVILVDWGEIAIDINYVYVASQVPVVGKAVAESLEKLGEAIDLNTLHVIGHSLGAHIAGHIGRYMNITLSRITGLDPALPLFYPSTCHVRSTDAEAVVILHTDGGFYGTPIDTGTVDFYANRGVSPQPGCPIIIGGELCSHQRSTKIFAEALKNPKAFPAHKCIDKIPRNRSEGAEIYFGDSTPHNICGAYCFDTNPQSPYAKGT, encoded by the exons ATGCAAAAGTTATGCGCTTACCTGTGCATACTTTTCTATCTGACTAGTAAGAAGACCGTTCTCGCCGGGATAT GCGAACAGAAAGACAATCCTGGTGCCGTTGGAAAAATTCGTCTAAAAGTTTTCCGGGG CACCAGCTCTCATTCAATATCCACCATGGACACGCCAAGAAATCCAGAAAATATTATAGAGGACATTCTCCCTGACAAAAGATCCATTCTTTATATACACGGATTCATGGAGGACCCAGAATCTGACAACGTTCGGATAATTATTAAAG CGTACCTGGATAAAGGAGACGTGAACGTTATCCTGGTGGACTGGGGCGAAATAGCGATTGACATTAACTACGTTTACGTCGCCAGCCAAGTGCCTGTTGTAGGAAAGGCGGTTGCAGAATCGCTGGAGAAACTCGGTGAAGCGATCGATTTGAACACGTTGCACGTGATCGGGCACTCTTTGGGCGCTCACATTGCTGGCCATATCGGGAGATACATGAATATCACTCTCAGTCGGATAACGG GATTAGATCCGGCGCTCCCGCTATTTTATCCTTCCACGTGTCACGTTAGATCAACCGACGCGGAAGCAGTTGTTATCCTTCACACCGACGGTGGGTTCTACGGAACGCCTATCGACACGGGGACCGTCGATTTTTATGCGAACAGGGGAGTCAGTCCCCAGCCTGGCTGCCCCATAATCATCGGAGGAG AACTGTGCAGCCACCAGAGGTCCACCAAGATATTCGCGGAGGCCTTGAAGAATCCGAAAGCCTTCCCCGCGCACAAATGCATTGACAAAATCCCAAGGAACAGAAGCGAAGGGGCAGAAATCTATTTTGGAGACTCTACGCCACATAATAT CTGTGGAGcatactgtttcgacacaaaccCGCAGTCCCCGTATGCTAAGGGGACTTAA